The following are from one region of the Anaeropeptidivorans aminofermentans genome:
- a CDS encoding putative holin-like toxin translates to MTIYETLTLMIAFAVLVIHVINTKK, encoded by the coding sequence ATGACAATCTATGAAACGTTAACGTTAATGATAGCGTTTGCTGTTCTAGTGATTCATGTAATAAATACAAAAAAATAA
- a CDS encoding DUF2161 family putative PD-(D/E)XK-type phosphodiesterase, producing MSKIRTEADLYEPVKNHFASMGYKVRGEVKDCDIAAIKDDELIVIELKKGFNTKLLFQLIDRQKMADKVYMALPSLKWNRKDFGRILYIAKKLNIGFITVKSRTNELIVHHEPEALPRPKNAVKTKAVKNELSKRLSDMNKGGVSNTKLMTAYREKCIYAAVIINEEGETSPKRLREFGFTQAETSNMFYKNFYGWFEKKKTGIYLLTEEGRNEILSSYKEAYNIYRDLYFEKSKEFLNASSSLKSDEKETNEDLLGNIDKVHTTELGCERIRKNLKLENQDIIEWCRQKIQFADNITRKGKNWYISIDDFVLTVNAHSFTVITAHKKKGVRK from the coding sequence ATGAGTAAAATTAGGACGGAAGCCGATTTATATGAACCGGTGAAAAATCATTTTGCTTCCATGGGATATAAAGTAAGAGGAGAAGTAAAAGACTGCGACATTGCCGCCATCAAAGATGACGAACTGATTGTGATTGAACTTAAGAAGGGGTTCAATACAAAACTTTTATTTCAGCTTATAGACCGGCAGAAAATGGCGGATAAGGTCTATATGGCCCTTCCCTCTTTGAAATGGAACAGGAAAGACTTCGGCAGGATCCTCTATATAGCCAAGAAGCTTAATATCGGCTTTATAACGGTGAAATCCCGGACCAATGAACTTATTGTCCACCATGAGCCGGAAGCTCTGCCAAGGCCTAAAAACGCAGTTAAAACAAAGGCTGTAAAAAATGAACTGAGCAAAAGGCTTTCGGATATGAATAAAGGCGGCGTAAGCAATACAAAGCTTATGACAGCTTACCGGGAAAAGTGCATTTACGCCGCCGTCATCATAAACGAAGAAGGAGAAACAAGCCCTAAACGTTTAAGGGAATTCGGCTTTACTCAAGCGGAAACTTCCAATATGTTTTATAAAAACTTTTACGGCTGGTTTGAAAAAAAGAAAACGGGGATTTATCTTCTTACGGAAGAAGGCCGAAATGAAATTCTCTCTTCCTATAAGGAAGCCTATAATATTTATAGGGATTTATATTTTGAGAAATCAAAGGAATTTTTAAATGCTTCATCTTCCTTAAAATCAGATGAAAAAGAGACAAATGAGGATTTGCTCGGAAACATTGATAAAGTACATACAACAGAATTAGGCTGTGAGCGGATAAGGAAAAATTTAAAGCTGGAGAACCAAGATATTATAGAATGGTGCAGGCAAAAAATCCAATTTGCAGATAATATCACCCGAAAGGGGAAGAATTGGTATATCTCTATCGATGATTTTGTTTTAACCGTAAACGCCCATAGCTTCACAGTAATTACCGCCCATAAGAAAAAAGGGGTTAGAAAATAA
- a CDS encoding SpoIID/LytB domain-containing protein codes for MKKLKLYIFIILFIFLFTGCKSAEKEALPTETEKNQESQPNNTPAGENEYDNDLAIGDAMPVSRGLAAKMAVFMFNDLNEIKTADREIKAADTSPSYWYDKYMNLSVIEGFIPEDEVGLRPEDSLTITEAQNLLDKINPQNNIKIKIDEENKDKAISYALWCRLYEETLKAMAGEESLMSFFEIQEEFIIPLVTSGSNSILPEGYVITDKGPFSCDGIVLDTFIDKKIRVLIKDNEIIAASAISEETPVIKNAYIVSASSDSLLIFCGGAEREYNYKNSLKEPAGKICNIKVSGNTILDFELIEEKIEGTIKSVSSEELYLSEKGRLKLSDDFKVYSLTDGPVKWKKIKDLTVGTDLAGFFLKNGFVEAAVINKIPEPLSIRVAIKTSDFSSFYHKDVVLSGTKGLSVTLNGEKKEYGPNEKFTLSPSDAFKAIAYAEPVEDGRISLESISRSGSIPVYRGKMEVSPYENGLVIINELPLEEYLYSVVPSEMPNSYGLEALKVQAVTARSYAYNQFYANHFHEYGANVCDSVISQVYNNVAETPLSIQAVKETEGQVLKYQNAVISANFFSTSSGITANNGEVWMNSVTKEFPSDTTPYLASVKQYTQGDYGDLSKEENAAKFFKSTDVKAHDSFSDWFRWKVTMTREEIEASINANLSQIYADKPKLVKTLQPDGSYKSRPVETIGKLLNIEVTERGQSGNIMTMKFTGDKNTILVSTEYNIRSLIRPKQYIEGEKSIIIERHNNTQIADYSLMPSAFFTMERMTLEDGTIKYVNFYGGGNGHGVGMSQTGVKGMVDEGYAFNDILSHFYNGTTVEKIY; via the coding sequence ATGAAAAAGCTAAAGCTTTATATTTTTATTATTTTATTTATTTTTCTGTTTACCGGCTGCAAATCTGCAGAAAAAGAAGCTTTACCCACCGAGACGGAGAAAAATCAAGAGTCCCAGCCTAATAATACGCCTGCGGGAGAAAATGAATATGACAATGATTTAGCTATAGGAGACGCTATGCCAGTCTCCAGGGGGCTTGCGGCAAAAATGGCTGTATTTATGTTTAATGACCTTAACGAAATAAAAACTGCCGACAGGGAAATAAAGGCCGCCGACACTTCACCGTCTTATTGGTATGATAAATATATGAATCTTTCTGTTATAGAAGGATTTATTCCTGAGGATGAGGTTGGCCTTCGCCCCGAAGATTCCCTTACTATAACGGAAGCACAAAATCTTTTGGACAAAATAAATCCCCAGAACAATATAAAAATAAAAATAGATGAAGAAAATAAGGACAAAGCCATCTCCTATGCTCTGTGGTGCAGGCTTTATGAAGAGACATTAAAAGCTATGGCAGGAGAAGAAAGCCTCATGAGCTTTTTTGAAATACAGGAGGAATTTATTATCCCCCTTGTAACAAGCGGAAGTAATTCTATCCTTCCCGAAGGATATGTAATCACAGATAAAGGGCCGTTCTCCTGTGACGGCATAGTCCTTGATACCTTTATCGATAAGAAAATAAGGGTTCTTATAAAGGATAATGAAATTATTGCCGCTTCTGCTATATCCGAAGAAACACCGGTAATAAAAAACGCCTATATCGTAAGCGCATCTTCCGACAGTTTGCTTATATTCTGCGGAGGAGCAGAAAGAGAATACAATTATAAAAACTCGCTGAAAGAACCTGCCGGAAAAATATGCAATATAAAAGTATCAGGAAACACGATTCTTGATTTTGAACTTATTGAAGAAAAAATAGAAGGAACAATAAAATCCGTATCCTCTGAAGAGCTTTATCTTTCAGAAAAAGGAAGGCTTAAATTAAGCGACGATTTTAAAGTATATTCCCTAACCGACGGCCCTGTAAAGTGGAAGAAAATAAAGGACCTTACAGTAGGTACGGACCTTGCAGGATTTTTCTTAAAAAACGGCTTTGTTGAAGCCGCCGTTATCAATAAAATCCCAGAGCCTTTAAGCATAAGGGTTGCAATAAAAACAAGCGATTTTTCCTCTTTTTATCATAAAGACGTAGTTCTGTCAGGTACAAAAGGCCTTTCAGTCACCTTAAACGGCGAGAAAAAAGAATACGGTCCCAATGAAAAGTTCACTTTATCCCCTTCCGACGCCTTTAAGGCAATCGCCTATGCAGAGCCTGTGGAAGACGGACGTATTTCCTTGGAAAGCATAAGCCGTTCCGGCTCCATTCCTGTATATAGAGGAAAGATGGAAGTTTCACCTTATGAAAACGGCCTTGTCATCATCAATGAGCTTCCTTTGGAAGAATATTTATATTCTGTTGTTCCAAGTGAAATGCCCAATTCCTATGGCCTCGAAGCTCTTAAGGTTCAGGCTGTTACGGCAAGAAGCTATGCCTATAATCAGTTTTACGCCAATCACTTCCACGAATACGGCGCAAACGTATGCGATTCGGTTATAAGCCAGGTATATAATAATGTAGCTGAAACACCCCTTTCCATTCAGGCTGTAAAGGAAACGGAAGGGCAGGTTCTGAAATATCAAAACGCAGTCATCAGCGCCAATTTCTTCTCCACCAGCAGCGGCATAACAGCAAATAACGGAGAAGTATGGATGAATTCTGTTACAAAGGAATTCCCCTCTGATACAACACCCTATTTAGCCTCTGTAAAGCAATATACCCAAGGAGATTACGGGGATTTATCCAAGGAAGAAAATGCCGCAAAGTTTTTCAAATCAACAGATGTTAAAGCCCACGACTCCTTTTCCGACTGGTTCAGATGGAAGGTTACTATGACAAGAGAAGAAATAGAGGCTTCCATCAATGCAAATCTCTCACAAATCTATGCGGATAAGCCGAAGCTTGTAAAAACCCTGCAGCCGGACGGAAGCTATAAAAGCAGGCCTGTTGAAACCATCGGCAAGCTTCTGAATATCGAAGTTACTGAAAGAGGCCAAAGTGGAAATATCATGACCATGAAGTTTACAGGAGACAAAAATACCATTCTCGTAAGCACTGAATATAATATAAGAAGCCTTATCCGTCCAAAGCAATATATCGAAGGAGAAAAAAGCATCATTATAGAAAGGCATAACAATACCCAAATAGCCGATTATTCCCTTATGCCAAGTGCCTTTTTCACCATGGAAAGAATGACCCTCGAAGACGGCACCATAAAATACGTTAATTTCTACGGCGGCGGAAACGGCCACGGCGTAGGCATGAGCCAAACAGGGGTAAAGGGCATGGTAGACGAAGGATATGCCTTTAATGACATCCTATCCCATTTCTATAACGGAACTACTGTGGAAAAGATTTATTAA
- the lspA gene encoding signal peptidase II, producing MIFLLILAIIFVLDMLSKHIISKRIKEGQQIEVIKNKFYITHIKNKGAAYGMLSENRGLLLLSSIGSLVILSKLFFDALKNGKSSLTKASLAMVLGGGLGNIYDRIFKKEVTDFLYVKYKKAPIFNIADVFVALGITLLFVKELFSKD from the coding sequence ATGATATTTCTATTGATTTTGGCAATAATATTCGTTCTTGATATGCTAAGTAAGCATATTATCTCCAAACGCATCAAGGAAGGGCAGCAAATTGAGGTAATTAAAAACAAATTTTACATTACCCATATAAAGAATAAAGGGGCTGCCTACGGAATGCTTTCTGAAAACAGAGGCCTGCTGCTCTTATCTTCCATAGGCTCTTTAGTGATTCTTTCCAAGCTGTTTTTTGATGCCTTAAAAAACGGAAAAAGCAGCCTTACGAAGGCTTCTTTAGCAATGGTCCTTGGCGGCGGCCTTGGGAATATATACGACAGGATTTTTAAAAAAGAAGTTACTGATTTTCTTTACGTTAAATACAAAAAGGCCCCTATATTTAATATAGCAGACGTATTCGTAGCCCTTGGCATTACTCTTCTATTTGTTAAAGAGCTTTTCAGTAAAGATTAA
- a CDS encoding alpha/beta hydrolase family protein, which produces MEKVLIDDMKLFKYLSRLKYSPSGKSYAFIVKSASKENSYHSAVYLCNSQKEIIPLTEPKGNVGFFEWLDDENIIFSEIRDEKIKNRIKEGEEISSFYKISVKGGEAAHLFDVNLKAADILPLGDEKYLISAVFNNAYPDLSGKDDFEKSKLLKEFKKEQDYKVVDELPFYFNGKGFINKMRSRLYIYEKGNLTPITGNLYNTNKFALSPCKKYILHTGLEYEDIMDQRSEINLYDIEKKETLNLVGLKYYISAIDFIKDKIVFAASERKLFGTVEDPDFYCVDINKNVELLSKFGKSVGSLPGSDCRLGGGNSFKEYNGALYFISLDNHYTDLYKLDLEQKSIEKITDFKGSIDFFDISHEGIALAGFFKDHLQEIYEIKQNDLEKISKFNAWVKEERYYSKPVHHVFTDKDGYEIDGWALLPKDYDENKKYPCILNIHGGPKAAYGDIYFHEMQYWASEGYFVIFSNPRGSDGKGNDFANIRGIYGTVDYEDIMLFTDEMLKKYPAIDENRLGVTGGSYGGYMTNWIIGHTHRFKAAASQRSIASWMSLTYTSDIGYYFDTDQARADAWNNPKQVWDMSPLKFAENVKTPLLLLHSDEDFRCGIWEAYQMFTAVKLRGVESKIFIFHGENHELSRSGKPDHRERRLLELTSWMDKHLK; this is translated from the coding sequence ATGGAAAAGGTTTTAATTGATGACATGAAGCTTTTTAAGTATTTGTCTCGGCTTAAATATTCTCCATCAGGCAAAAGCTACGCTTTTATAGTAAAATCCGCTTCTAAGGAAAATTCATATCACTCTGCAGTATATTTATGCAACAGCCAAAAGGAAATCATCCCCTTAACAGAACCAAAAGGCAACGTAGGCTTTTTTGAATGGCTTGACGATGAAAATATAATTTTTTCAGAAATAAGAGATGAAAAAATAAAAAACCGGATAAAAGAAGGAGAGGAGATCAGTTCCTTTTATAAAATATCTGTAAAAGGCGGAGAAGCCGCTCATTTATTTGATGTCAATTTAAAGGCAGCGGATATCCTTCCTTTAGGTGATGAAAAATATCTTATCTCGGCTGTTTTTAATAATGCCTATCCCGATCTTTCAGGAAAAGATGATTTTGAAAAATCTAAGCTCCTGAAAGAGTTTAAAAAAGAGCAGGATTATAAAGTGGTAGATGAGCTTCCTTTCTATTTTAACGGAAAAGGCTTCATTAATAAGATGCGGTCAAGGCTTTACATATATGAAAAGGGTAATTTAACCCCTATTACAGGCAATTTATATAATACAAATAAATTTGCCCTCTCTCCCTGCAAAAAATATATTCTTCATACAGGCTTGGAATATGAAGATATTATGGACCAAAGAAGCGAAATTAATTTATATGATATCGAGAAGAAAGAAACGCTAAACCTTGTAGGGCTTAAATATTATATCAGCGCCATTGATTTTATAAAGGATAAAATCGTATTTGCCGCAAGCGAAAGAAAGCTTTTCGGTACTGTGGAAGACCCGGATTTCTACTGCGTGGATATAAATAAAAATGTAGAGCTGCTGTCAAAATTCGGGAAATCCGTAGGCTCCCTTCCAGGCTCTGACTGCCGCTTAGGAGGCGGAAACTCCTTTAAGGAGTATAACGGAGCGCTTTATTTTATATCTCTTGATAATCACTATACAGATTTATATAAGCTTGATTTGGAGCAAAAATCCATTGAAAAAATAACAGATTTTAAAGGCAGCATCGACTTTTTCGACATTTCCCATGAGGGCATTGCTTTGGCAGGCTTCTTTAAGGATCATCTTCAGGAAATTTATGAAATTAAGCAGAATGACCTTGAAAAAATAAGTAAATTCAATGCATGGGTTAAGGAAGAACGGTATTATTCAAAGCCTGTCCACCATGTATTTACCGATAAGGACGGTTATGAAATCGACGGCTGGGCTCTGCTCCCCAAAGATTATGATGAAAACAAAAAATATCCCTGTATTTTAAATATCCACGGCGGACCCAAGGCGGCTTACGGCGATATTTACTTCCATGAAATGCAGTATTGGGCAAGCGAAGGCTATTTCGTTATATTCTCCAATCCAAGGGGAAGCGACGGTAAGGGCAATGATTTTGCCAATATCAGAGGCATTTACGGCACCGTAGATTACGAAGACATTATGCTTTTCACCGATGAAATGCTTAAAAAATATCCTGCCATCGACGAAAACCGCCTTGGCGTTACCGGCGGTTCCTACGGAGGCTATATGACAAACTGGATTATCGGCCACACCCATAGATTTAAGGCCGCCGCAAGCCAGAGAAGCATTGCCAGCTGGATGAGCCTTACCTATACAAGCGATATCGGCTATTATTTTGATACGGATCAAGCGAGGGCTGACGCTTGGAACAATCCAAAACAGGTATGGGATATGTCTCCTTTGAAATTCGCCGAAAATGTGAAAACGCCCCTTCTCCTTCTCCATTCCGACGAGGATTTCCGCTGCGGCATATGGGAAGCCTATCAGATGTTTACCGCCGTAAAATTAAGAGGCGTAGAAAGCAAAATATTTATCTTCCACGGAGAAAACCATGAGCTTTCCCGTTCAGGAAAGCCGGACCACAGAGAGAGAAGGCTTCTTGAATTAACCTCATGGATGGATAAGCATTTAAAATAA
- a CDS encoding class II fructose-bisphosphate aldolase, with protein MALVTTSKMFEKAFEGKYAIGAFNINNMEIIQAITRAAKAQNSAVILQVSKSALKFAGPGYLKGMVDAAVAETGIDIALHLDHGPDLETVKECIEAGFTSVMFDGSHFDYETNVAKTKEVVDYAHARGVVVEAELGQLAGIEDDVNVAHENATFTDPDQAVDFVKRTGVDSLAVAIGTSHGAYKFKGEARLDFDRLAKITEKLEAEGFRNYPIVLHGASAVDAKSVEICNQYGAQIDGAKGVPNDMLRKACSMAVCKINMDTDLRLGMTAAVRRYLAENPKGFDPRGYLGDARTYLQELVEGKIKDVLGSTDSMN; from the coding sequence ATGGCATTAGTAACAACGTCTAAAATGTTTGAAAAGGCATTTGAGGGAAAATATGCTATCGGCGCATTCAATATCAATAATATGGAGATTATACAGGCAATTACGAGAGCTGCAAAAGCTCAGAATTCAGCTGTTATCCTTCAGGTTTCAAAATCTGCGCTTAAGTTTGCAGGCCCGGGATATTTAAAGGGCATGGTAGACGCGGCAGTAGCTGAAACAGGTATTGATATAGCGCTTCACCTTGACCACGGCCCAGATCTTGAAACAGTTAAAGAATGTATTGAAGCAGGATTTACTTCCGTTATGTTCGACGGCTCTCATTTTGATTATGAAACAAATGTTGCAAAAACAAAAGAGGTTGTGGATTATGCCCATGCAAGAGGCGTAGTTGTTGAAGCAGAGCTTGGACAGCTTGCAGGCATAGAGGACGATGTTAATGTTGCCCATGAAAACGCTACCTTTACAGACCCTGATCAGGCGGTAGATTTCGTTAAGAGAACAGGGGTAGATTCTCTTGCTGTTGCCATCGGTACAAGCCACGGCGCATATAAGTTTAAAGGTGAAGCAAGGCTTGATTTCGACAGGCTTGCAAAAATCACAGAGAAGCTTGAAGCCGAAGGCTTTAGAAATTATCCTATCGTACTTCACGGCGCTTCCGCAGTTGACGCTAAAAGCGTAGAAATCTGCAATCAATACGGCGCACAAATTGACGGCGCAAAGGGCGTTCCAAATGATATGTTAAGAAAAGCATGCTCTATGGCCGTATGCAAAATCAACATGGATACAGACCTTCGTCTTGGCATGACCGCCGCCGTTAGAAGATACTTAGCTGAAAATCCAAAGGGCTTCGACCCAAGAGGATATTTAGGTGACGCAAGAACTTATCTTCAGGAGCTTGTTGAAGGAAAAATCAAAGATGTTTTAGGCTCTACGGATTCTATGAACTAA